GTGAGCCTGAACCCGACCCTCACCCACGAAGCCGCCCCTCCTTCAATGACGTCACACGGTCAACGGCCCGCCAGTACACGGCCGGGTGCGTTCCCCACAGGCTTCACGCCCCGGGGTTGCGCTGCCGTGGTATCGGCTGCCGTTCGCCGGGAGCCGGATCGGGCATGCGCACCCGTCGCGGAGCCGGGCAGGTCCGGCCCTGCGCCTGCCGACAACCCCATCCGTGCAGTTCAGGCGGCATGTTGGTACTCGTGGATCACGCCGCCGAGTCGGTCGTGTCGGCGTATGTCGAGTCGGGCGATGCGATCGGGATCGGTGATCGGTTCGGGTGCTGTGCGGAGCGGGCTTGCTTGGGCGAGGGCTTGATGGGCCCGGTGGGTGTTGTGGTGGGTTTCGAACTCGTGTAGGGCGTGGCGCAGGTGGTGCTCGTTCCAGATGAGGGTGCGGTCCAGGAGTTCGTGGCGGCAGGTCTGCACCCAGCGTTCCATGATGGAGTTCATCCGGGGAACGCGCACGCCGCTGAGGACGGTGGTGATGCCGGCGTCGGCGAGGACCTGGTCGAACAGGGCGGGGAACTTCGCGTCGTGGTCCCGGATCAGGTATTTGACCTTCGCGCCGGCGTCCTCCAGATCCATTGCGAGGTTCCTGGCTGCCTGGGTGACCCAGGCGGCGGTGGGATGGGCGGTCGTGCCGAGGATGCGTACACGCCGGGTGCCGTGTGCGATGACTGCGAGGATGTACTGGCGCTGGCCGGTGAGGGTGACGGTCTCGATGAAGTCGCAGGCGAGCAGGGCGTCGGCCTGGGAACGCAGGAAGTCGGCCCAGGTGGTCGAGGACCTGTCCGGAGCGGGGTCGATGCCCTCGGCCTTGAGGATCTCCCAGACGGTGGAGGCAGCGATTTTGATGCCGAGCGTGGTGAGTTCGCCGTGGATCCTGCGGTAGCCCCACGAAGGGTTTTCGCGGACGAGCCGGAGGACGAGGGCACGGATGGAGCGTACGGTGCGCGGTCGGCCCGGGCGTTTGGGCCGTGAGGCGTTCGCGTGCCGTCGCCTGAGCAGGTCGCGGTGCCAGCGCAGCAGGGTGTCGGGTCGGACCACGAGGCGGAGCCGGCGCAGGAGGCTGCGGGGGAGTGGCGTGAGGAGTGCGGCGAGGAAGGCCCTGTCCTCGGGAGCAAACCTGACCTTCGCTGCGCCGAGTTGCCGTTCGAGGATGGTGATCTGGTGGCGCAGGGCCAGGATCTCGGCGTCCTTGGCCTTGTCGCTCATGGGCAGCAGCCGCAGAGCGGCGAAGGCGTTGACCGCGGTCAGGTAGGCGAAGCGGAGTAGCACGGACGACCATCATGCCGCGCCGTCATAGAGCGACTGCAATGGGGGTTGACCTGCGCGGATGGCATTCTCGGCAGGCGCAACGTCGCAGACGACCAGGCCACCCCCACTCAAGAACACCCCCGACGTGTGCACCCAAGCGCCCCGGCCGGCCGCGTACCCTGCGCTCGATCCGGGCCCTGGTCCTGCGGCTGGCGCGGGAGAACAGCTCGTGGGGCTACCGCAGAATCCACGGCGAACTCGCTGCCCTGGGCGTCAAGGTAGCCGCCTCCACGGTCTGGGAGATCTTGAGGGAGCACGGCATCGACCCCGCGCCGCAGCGGGAGCGCACCACCTGGGCGGCGTTCCTGCGCTCCCAGGCTGATGCGCTGCTGGCCTGCGACTTCCTGGAGACCCGCACCCTGACCGGTACCCGGATGTACGTATGGCCACCGTGCTGGACTGCTTCAGCCGCAAGGTCGTGGGCTGGTCGATCGCGGACCACATGCGCACCGACCTGGTCGCCGACGCGCTGCGGATGGCGGCCCGGGGCCGCGGCGGTCTGGACGGCGCGGTGTTCCACAGCGACCACGGGGCGCAGTACGGCTCCCGGGCCTTCGCCGAGCTGTGCTCCGACCTGGGCGTCACCCGGTCGATGGGCGCGGTGGGCACCAGCGCGGACAACGCCGCCTGCGAGAGCTTCCACGCCTCCCTCAAACGCGAGACGCTCCAGGGCGCCCACGACTACGGCACCCCCACGACCTGCAGGAACACCGTCTTCGCCTGGCTGACCCGCTACAACACCCGCAGACGCCACTCCACCAACGGCCAGGTCAGCCCCGTCGCCTACGAGCAGCAGCGGTCAGCTACCCTGGCACTCGCCGCATAACCACACAAACCCGTGTCTACCACCCGGGGTGAAGCCCCGTCCGATCCGGGGCACTCGTATCGCGTTGCAGCATCTGGTCGAAGGTTCCGTCTCCGGCCCAGCGCCGGAACCGCGTGTGCAGCGTCCTCCAGGAGCCGTACCGCGCGGGCACGTCCCGCCAGGGCACCCCGGTCCGGAACTTCCACACAATCCCGTTCAGCACCGTCCGGTCATCCAGCCGAGGACGCCCCCTCGTCGGCCTTGGCAGCAGGGGCTCCGCAGATCCCATGCGGCGTCGGTGAGTTCATGACGGCGTATCACTCTGCCATGATCCACCGTATCCAAGATCACTTTGACGACACCGCCTAGCGCAGTTCCTGTCCCGCCGCCCAGCCCGGAGCGTCGAGGTTGATGGGCGAGTCGCCGACGAATTGGGCGAGCTGCGTTTCCAGCTCGGCGAGTTCAGCGGCGCCCAGACGCACTTCCCAGCGGGCCCGCACCTCGTCGAAGATCGCCGTGCTCTCGGTGATCAGCCCGATCCCGTGATCGGTGATCCGGATGTTCTTGCGGCGGCTGTCGGCGGGGTCGGTCTCGGTGGTGACGTACCCGCGTTCGACGAGCGCGGCGATCGTCTTCGCCGCGGCCTGCTTGGTGATGGCGAGTCTGCGGGCCAAGTCCGAGGCGCTGTCGGCGCCGGCTCGGATGGCCCGGATCGCGTACTCGTGCGACGGCCGGGCGTCGGGGTATCCCCGGGTCGCCAGCTCCCGGACCACTTCGTCCACCAGATTGCGATAGCTGCCCAGGAGCAGCAGGGCGAGATCGGCGCCGGATCGTGAGGACATGACCACAGTCTAGATCTTCCCTTGACCTGGACAACCAGGTTGACCAACACTGGAGTCAACCTGATTGTCTATCATGGGAGTCATCGCATGACCAGCTCTTCCGTGACCGCCTCCCCCGCCGTGGCGGGCATCACGCACCACACCGCCGAGGTCAACGGCACCACGTTGCACTACGTCTCGGCGGGCGACACCGGCTCCCCGATCCTGCTGGTGCACGGGTGGCCGGAGTCCTGGTGGGCCTTCCGCGACGTCATCCCGCTGCTCGCCGCCACCCACCGGGTGTTCGCCGTCGACCTGCGCGGCTTCGGCGACTCCGGCATCGCCGACGGCGACCACGACTTGGCCACCATGGCGGAGGACCTGCACCGGCTGGTCGCCCACCTCGGCGTCGGGCCCGTGCACGTGACCTGCCAGGACATCAGCGGCGGGCCGGTCTTCGCGTTCGCGGCCACGCACCCCGGCGACGTCCTCAGCTTCACCGGCGTCGAGACCACCCTTCCGGGGTACGGCTGGGAGATGCTGGCCGACGTGAGGAACGGCGGCTCCTGGCACGTGGGATTCCTGGCCGCCCCGGGAATTGCGGAGCTGTTCCTGGCCGGCCGCGAGCGAGTGATGCTCGATTGGGCCGTCTCGGTGATGACGGTGGTGCCGGGCGGGGTCACCGAGGCCGACCTTGACGAGTTCGCCCGCACCTACGCGCGGCCGGGCGGCTGGCGCGGCACCGAGGGGCTCTACCGTTCCTCCCTGACCGGCGGCAACCGGATGCGGGCACTGGCCGAGTCGCGGCCGCTGACCGTTCCCGTGCTCGCCGTCGACGGCATCAACGCCCCCTTCACCGAGCAGACGATGCGCCAGGTCGCCGGCGACGTCACCGCGGTCACGATCCCGGACGTCGGGCATTTCGTCGCGCAGGAGGCGCCCGCCGCCTTCGCCACCGCGGTCGGCGACTTCGTCGACCGCGTCGACCGGAGCCGCTGAACGGCCGAGTCCCTGCATCGCCACCCCACGTGCCCTCTCCAGCCTGCCGCTGACGCGGCCTCGCGCCGCGGCGGGCCCGCTCGCAACCCCATGTGAATAGCTACGTGATGCGGTGGTCGCGCAACAAGTACAAACGCCTGCGGGGCCGCAGGAAGGCCCATGCCCAGTGGGAGATGGTCGTCAAGCTGAGACCGAGGTTCTTCGAGCACTGGGCCTGGGTGAACTGGGTCCCCATCGTCTGGTGACCAGGACGACAAGAGCCGTGTAAATCGAAAGATTTAGAGCCTGCGCAGATAGGCGGGTGCGGCACCCAGGTAGTGAGGCGAGCACAGGTCTCCGTGATTATTGAGTTGCGACGCTCTGTGATCACTGGGGAGACCTGTGCCCGTTCTTCCAGCATGGCTGACCGACCCGTTGTGGGGCCAATTCGCGGCGCTGCTGCCCGAGCGTCCCGCGGTCGATCCGGCCCACCCGCTGGGCTGCCATCGTCCCCGCATCGGCGACCGGATCGTGTTCGACAAGCTGCTGCAACTGCTGCGGTTCGGCTGCTCCTACCAGGCGATCGCCGACACCACCTGCTCGGCGACCACCATCCGCAACCGCCGCGACGAGTGGATCTCCCTCGGCGTCTTCATGCGGCTCAAGCAGATTGCGCTGGAGTCCTACGACCGGATCGTCGGGCTGGAGCTTGACCGGATCGCCGTCGACGGCTCGATCACCAAGGCCCCCGGCGGCGGCGAGGTCGCTGGACGCTCAGCGGTCGACCGCGGCAAGCAAGGGCTCAAACGCTCGGGCATGACAGATGGTTACGGAATCCCGCTCGGCAGGGTCCTCGCCGGAGCGAACCGCCACGACTCCCCGCTGCTCGCCGCGACTCTGGACCTGCTGGAGGATCTGGGACCGATGCCCGACGACATCACCGTGCACCTGGATGCCGGCTACGACTCGGACAGGACCCGCACCGAACTGACCGCCCGCAACCTGCACGGCCGCATCGCGCACAAGGGCGAGAGGGCGCCGATCCAGGCCAGCGAGCGGTGGCACGTCGAGCGCACGCACGCCTGGCAGAACGCCTTCCACCGAATTGCCCGCTGCTACGAGCGCCGTGCGACTGTCGCCAACGCCTTCTTCGACCTCGCGGACACGATCATCACCGTTCGTAGCCTGATCCGCCGGGCCTGCACCACCCACCGCTGGGACGAGCGCCCGAAGGGACGTCCTTGAGCCCCGCCCATCTGCCCGGCCTCTTACGCGCAGACTGTTCCCGCTGGTCAGCAACCCTGTTGTGGTTCAGGCGACGCGGGTCTCGTAAGTCTGGCGGTTGGCGAGCACATCGTCCATGTGCACCTCGGCCCAGGCCTTGAGGCCCCGCATCATCTCGTACAGCGACAGGCCGAGATCCGTCAGCTCGTAGGAGACCGTGACCGGCACGGTCGGCACTACGGAGCGGGACACCAGGCCGTCGCGCTCCAGGGAGCGCAGCGTCTGGGTGAGCATCTTCTGGCTGACGCCGGCCAGCAGGCGCTGCAACTCCGAGTAGCGCATCACCCGGGGCTCGCCGGCGCAGTCGGCGCCGGGCTCATGCGCGCTGTCGCTGCCGAGCCCGGCCAGGATCAGCGTGACCCACTTGTCGGAGATCCGGTCGAGCAGCTTGCGGCTGGGACAGGCCGCCACGAAGGCGTCGTACTCCACCTTGGCCTGTGCCCTTTGCTGGGCCGCCGTCATCGTCGCCATGGACCGTTCCTCTCACCTGCAGGTGCCCTACGAACTCGGAAGTGCCTACTTCCCGATTAGAAGCTACGTACCAATAGTGGTGCAAGGAGCCGTCAGGCACCATCCCCTGGCTCGACACGAAAGGCACACCATGAGCACCCCCTCCGCCTCGCTGCCCGGCGGCACCTGGAACCTGGGCGACCTGACCGTCACCCGGTTCGGCTACGGCGCCATGCAGCTCGCCGGCCCCTGGGTCATGGGGCCGCCCGCCGACCGCAACGGCGCACTCGCCGTCCTGAGCGAGGCCGTCGGCCTTGGCATCACCCACATCGACACCGCCGACGCCTACGGGCCGCACATCACCAACCAGCTGATCCGCGAAGCCCTGCACCCGTACCCCGACGCGCTGCACATCGTGACCAAGGTCGGCGCGACCCGGGACCAGGAGGGCGGCTGGCCCCCGGCGCGCAAGCCCGAAGAGCTGCGCAGGGCCGTCACCGAGAACCTGGAGAACCTCGGCCTCGACACGCTGGACGTGGTCAACCTCCGGCTCGGCGACGCCCAGGGCCCCGTGACCGGTTCGCTCGCTGAGGCGTTCGAAACACTCGTCGAACTCCAGCAGCAGGGAATGATTCGACACCTCGGCGTGAGCAACGCGACGACGGCACAGGTCGCAGAGGCACGCTCGATCGCGCCGATCGTGTGCGTCCAGAACATGTACAACCTCGCCCACCGCCAAGACGACGAGCTGATCGACGAACTCGCCGAACAGGACATCGCCTACGTGCCCTTCTTCCCCCTCGGCGGCTTCAGCCCGCTGCAATCCTCCGCGCTCACGGCCGTGGCCACCCGGCTGGACGCGGCGCCGATGTCGGTTGCCCTGACCTGGTTGTTGCAGCGGTCGCCGAACATCCTGCTGATCCCCGGCACCTCGTCGGTGGCACACCTGCGAGAGAACGTCGCAGGCGCGGAACTCCAGCTCTCCGACGACGATCTCGCCGAGCTGGACAAGATCGGCCGCTAACCCCACGGCGGGCAGCAGCGCCGCGAATTGGTCCCACAATGGGTCGGTCAGCCATGCTGGAAGAACGGGCACGGGTCTCCCCAGTGATCACAGAGCGTCGCAACTCCTTGATCACGGAGACCTGTGCTCACCTCACTGCCCGAGTGCCCCACCCGCCTATCTGCGCGGGCTCTTACGCACGGTTCTGTGGGAGCCACGGAGGTGCCCGGGGCTACCCGACCCTTTGGAGGGACGGGCCGGGCTGGGACGTCGGTGTCTGGCGCATCGCCCGTGGCCCATGCGGCGGCCCCTCGTTGGAGCGCCGCGGGGTAGGCGTGCCGGCCAGGCCGAAGATCGGCCGAGCGGTCCTCGGTGATCAGCGGCGGGACGACCGGAACCGCCGGAAGGATCACACCTCACATGTGAACTCGCGGCTCGGTGCCGGTGAGGTCGTACCTTGAGAGGAGCTACACCCGAAGGCGCTCGGCTCCGAGAGTGCCGCACGTGCGTCAGGAGCCTGCGAATGTGTCGGCGCCGAGCACGGTCAGCAGGGCAAGCTTGTCGTGGCTCTCCGTACCAGGTGTGGCGGTGAAGATGAGTAGGGACTGCCCCTGGTCGGGGTCGAGCAGTGTCTGGCAGTACAGGTCGATGCGTCCGACCTCGGGGTGGACGAAGCGTTTGGCGTTGCTCCACCGCAGTCCCACTTCGTGGCGGTTCCACAGCTCGGCGAATTCCTCGTTGTGTTGCAGGTCGGCCACGAGCGAGGCGGCCGGCGATCCGGGCCCCTGCGCGGTGGCACTGGCGCGCAGGATGGCGACGTAGACGCGGCTGTGCAGGTGGTGGTCGTCGGGCAGGTACCGGTGGCGGGCGGTGGGGTCGGTGAACCACCGGTAGAGGGCGCTGCGCGCCGGGCCGGTGTGACGCGTCTCGTCGCCGAGCAGCGCCACGGCGGGCGGCGTTTGCTGCAGCGTTTCACCGACCGTGCCCACGATCTGCGCCGGTGTGTCCTGAAGCCGGTCCATGACCCGCAGCAGCCCGGGACTGATGTGCGCTTCGCGTAGTCGCCGTGTCTGGAGGCGGTGCCCGCACAGCAGGAACAGGTGGTCACGTTCGTCGGGGGTCAGGCGCAGGCCCCGGGCGATGGCCGCTGCCATCTGCTGCGACGGCTGGGAACCACTACCGCGTTCC
The Streptacidiphilus albus JL83 genome window above contains:
- a CDS encoding integrase core domain-containing protein, which encodes MLLRFAYLTAVNAFAALRLLPMSDKAKDAEILALRHQITILERQLGAAKVRFAPEDRAFLAALLTPLPRSLLRRLRLVVRPDTLLRWHRDLLRRRHANASRPKRPGRPRTVRSIRALVLRLVRENPSWGYRRIHGELTTLGIKIAASTVWEILKAEGIDPAPDRSSTTWADFLRSQADALLACDFIETVTLTGQRQYILAVIAHGTRRVRILGTTAHPTAAWVTQAARNLAMDLEDAGAKVKYLIRDHDAKFPALFDQVLADAGITTVLSGVRVPRMNSIMERWVQTCRHELLDRTLIWNEHHLRHALHEFETHHNTHRAHQALAQASPLRTAPEPITDPDRIARLDIRRHDRLGGVIHEYQHAA
- a CDS encoding transposase; this translates as MLDCFSRKVVGWSIADHMRTDLVADALRMAARGRGGLDGAVFHSDHGAQYGSRAFAELCSDLGVTRSMGAVGTSADNAACESFHASLKRETLQGAHDYGTPTTCRNTVFAWLTRYNTRRRHSTNGQVSPVAYEQQRSATLALAA
- a CDS encoding MarR family winged helix-turn-helix transcriptional regulator, whose product is MSSRSGADLALLLLGSYRNLVDEVVRELATRGYPDARPSHEYAIRAIRAGADSASDLARRLAITKQAAAKTIAALVERGYVTTETDPADSRRKNIRITDHGIGLITESTAIFDEVRARWEVRLGAAELAELETQLAQFVGDSPINLDAPGWAAGQELR
- a CDS encoding alpha/beta fold hydrolase; amino-acid sequence: MTSSSVTASPAVAGITHHTAEVNGTTLHYVSAGDTGSPILLVHGWPESWWAFRDVIPLLAATHRVFAVDLRGFGDSGIADGDHDLATMAEDLHRLVAHLGVGPVHVTCQDISGGPVFAFAATHPGDVLSFTGVETTLPGYGWEMLADVRNGGSWHVGFLAAPGIAELFLAGRERVMLDWAVSVMTVVPGGVTEADLDEFARTYARPGGWRGTEGLYRSSLTGGNRMRALAESRPLTVPVLAVDGINAPFTEQTMRQVAGDVTAVTIPDVGHFVAQEAPAAFATAVGDFVDRVDRSR
- a CDS encoding IS5 family transposase; protein product: MPVLPAWLTDPLWGQFAALLPERPAVDPAHPLGCHRPRIGDRIVFDKLLQLLRFGCSYQAIADTTCSATTIRNRRDEWISLGVFMRLKQIALESYDRIVGLELDRIAVDGSITKAPGGGEVAGRSAVDRGKQGLKRSGMTDGYGIPLGRVLAGANRHDSPLLAATLDLLEDLGPMPDDITVHLDAGYDSDRTRTELTARNLHGRIAHKGERAPIQASERWHVERTHAWQNAFHRIARCYERRATVANAFFDLADTIITVRSLIRRACTTHRWDERPKGRP
- a CDS encoding winged helix-turn-helix transcriptional regulator; this translates as MATMTAAQQRAQAKVEYDAFVAACPSRKLLDRISDKWVTLILAGLGSDSAHEPGADCAGEPRVMRYSELQRLLAGVSQKMLTQTLRSLERDGLVSRSVVPTVPVTVSYELTDLGLSLYEMMRGLKAWAEVHMDDVLANRQTYETRVA
- a CDS encoding aldo/keto reductase family oxidoreductase — encoded protein: MSTPSASLPGGTWNLGDLTVTRFGYGAMQLAGPWVMGPPADRNGALAVLSEAVGLGITHIDTADAYGPHITNQLIREALHPYPDALHIVTKVGATRDQEGGWPPARKPEELRRAVTENLENLGLDTLDVVNLRLGDAQGPVTGSLAEAFETLVELQQQGMIRHLGVSNATTAQVAEARSIAPIVCVQNMYNLAHRQDDELIDELAEQDIAYVPFFPLGGFSPLQSSALTAVATRLDAAPMSVALTWLLQRSPNILLIPGTSSVAHLRENVAGAELQLSDDDLAELDKIGR
- a CDS encoding helix-turn-helix transcriptional regulator; amino-acid sequence: MDTALDGDGLADFLRGRRESLQPEDVGLRRGARRRTTGLRREEVAELCDMSADYLARLERGSGSQPSQQMAAAIARGLRLTPDERDHLFLLCGHRLQTRRLREAHISPGLLRVMDRLQDTPAQIVGTVGETLQQTPPAVALLGDETRHTGPARSALYRWFTDPTARHRYLPDDHHLHSRVYVAILRASATAQGPGSPAASLVADLQHNEEFAELWNRHEVGLRWSNAKRFVHPEVGRIDLYCQTLLDPDQGQSLLIFTATPGTESHDKLALLTVLGADTFAGS